Part of the Leucobacter insecticola genome is shown below.
GACGGAGGACGCGTCCGAAGATGTCGCCCCCGTGCAGCTCCAGTCGGAGGCGTCGTATCCTCCGGGGCCGGTCTCCGCGAGGTCATATACGCCCGCGGCCACCGACTGCGCCGTCACCTCGGGGCTTCCGGCTGCACCGCTGACGGTGTCGGTTCCGGTCGCGCTGAGCGTCCAGGCGGAGGCAGCCGTCGTGGCGCCGGTGGTGCCGTTATCGACGACCTTGACGAGGCTCAGCGTCGCCGCTTGATCCGTATTCACGAATACGCAGCGGACGTTTCCGAGGGCCTGGACAGTGACCGACGTTGTCGCCTCGAATGTGCCGTTCGGGCCGGTGTCACACTTGAGGGATTCGAGGGCGTAGCCGGAGGGACCGCTCTCGCTCAACGCGTAGGTGGTGCCGGGGCGAACTGAAACGGTCTCACCCGTTTCGCTCCCCGTCACTGTCTCGGCTTCGAGCCCGGAGGGGAACGTGCCCGTTGGGCTTGCCGTCAGTTCCCAGTCCGCGGGTTCGCGTGTGCCACCGTCATCGTTGGTGACCTGCTTGATCAGCGTGAGTGACGCGGTCTGGTTGACGGCGGTGCACTGGACGCGGAATCCCAGGGGTACGATCACGGCACCGTTGATCCCGTCTGCAAAACCGGGGATGACGTTTCCCTGGTCGTCAACCTGCAGGCACTGCCAGCTGCCGGTTGACGGGAGCTGCGGGTTGCCGCCCTGGGTGATGGTCTGGGTGTAGAGCTGGCTGCCACTCGACTCCGCAAGAGGGTAGCGGGTGTTGGGGGTGACCTCCGCGGTGGCACCGCTTGAGCCCGAAGCGCCGTTCGGTCCGGGCAGTGCGCCCGCTGGTGCGACGGCGTCGAGGGTCCAGCTGGCCGGATCCGCGTTGCCTCCCTGCACCACTTTCTTAAGGGTGAGTTGCGCGGTGCAGGTGACCACGTTCGTGATCGTGTAGGTGTTGTCCGCCGTGATCGTGGCGGAGTAGGGGAGCGGAAGATCAACCGGGGCGCCGTTGTGGAGGGTGATCCTTTGGCTGGTCAGGGAGCAGAGCTCGCGTCCGGTGAAGGTTACCTCCTCGTTGATTTCTAAGGTGCTGCCAACGGTGAGGCCGCCGCGCGGATCGCCCCACGCCTGGTCGGTGCCGCCGAGCGTGAGCTGACCGTCAATGCCGATGGGCTGGTTGCCGTTGCTGTACGTGACGCCATTGACCACCCAGGTTTTGTCAACGGCGAGGCTTGCCAGCGGAGCCGGTGGGCGATTGTAAACGGTGCATGAAATTGCCGCACTCGCGGGGGCTTCAACCGAAAAGGCCGTTGCGTGAAGCGGATCGTTGACGACGGGGACGGAGGCTCCGGTCGAGATGTTCACACACACGCCGCGGGCACCTCCCTGGGTGACGAGGGTGTAGCCGGGCTGCTGGGTTTCCGCGAGGGTGATGGTTCCCACGGTGGTTCCGCCTGCATAGTTGAGGGGGAAGTTCACCGCGCCGGTGTCATTGGTGACACTGCTCTGTGATGCTGGCGTGACCCCGGGGAGCTTGTCGTAGCGGTGAAGTTCCACCCAGCGGCAGGAGATGCTCCCGTGATGTCTTCGCCTGAGGTGGTCGCCGAAACGACCTGCTTGACGACGGACACCGAACCCGCGCAGTTTCCGAGGGCGAGCTCACGGAGAGCCTCGCCGGCGGCGGCGTAGTCGCTGCTCTGGTAGTAGTCCGATCCGGCTATCGGTCCGGAGATGGCGCGGAGGTTGTCGGGGGAACCGTTGACGCCGTCGCCCACACCAAAGGCGATTACCTTGGTGCCTTCCGCTTTGACCGCATTCGCGGAAAAAATGCCGTTCTCAACTTCCCGGAAACGGGTTCTGTTTCCGGGTCCCTCGGCTTCGGCGTAGGAGGTTGGGTTGCCGTCGGTGAGCACGATAGCAACATCAAATTGCGAAGTGCTTGCGGCGACCTGATAGATGCCGCGGTCCCAGTTGGTGGTGCTGCCCGCGGTGTAGCTATCGATCCGGTTCTTGACGGTGGTTGCGCCCGCGGTCGTCGAGACGTTCGTCGAGTTCAGGTTCGCCCCGTGGGAGCTGGCGCATTCGCGGCAAAGGTGAACAGTGCCACCTGGCTGGGCGTGCCGGTGAGGGCATCCACGAAGCCCTTGGCCGCAGCCCGCATCTGGGTGATGTAGGGCGACACCGAGCCCGAGAGGTCAACCACCAGGGCAACGCGAATGCCGCACTGCTGCGGGAACGAGGGGTTGTTGCGGGAGTTCTGCCAAATGCCGCCCGAGGCGTTGTTTTCTGAACCCGAGGCGATCATGAAGTTCACGGTCGAGCGGTAGGTGGTGTTCGCGAGTAACTGGTTTCCGGTGCGGAACTGGTATGCGAGGCTGCTTGGCGTGGTGCCCGCGGCGAGCGTGGAGTTGGCGAAATAGCCCGTGGGTGCGCCAGCCTGCTTGATCCAAAAACGGGCGTTGCGGTTGACGCCCGCGGGGTTGCCGCCGCTCGCGTCTTGGGTGTCGGGGATGGTGAAACTGCAGTCGCCGGCGCTGTCAGACACGCAGCTTGCCCACGGTTCGGGGCGGGGCGCGGGATTCGGGCCGCCACCCCCACCGCTGTACAACTGCAGGGTGACGCCCGCGAGGCCCGAGACGCTGGTGATGCTCGTGCGATCACCCGCGACGGAAACGGTGATCACCGAGGATGTGGCGGAGGGAGCCGGCACGAGGAACGGGGTGATTTCCGCTGCTGCCATTTGGGGTTCTGCGGTCGTGTCCACCTTCTTCGTTTTTTCCTTGGCGGGCGCCTCCGTCGGTGTTGGCGCTTCTGTCGGCGTCGGAGACGGCGTTGGTGGCGCCGACGGCTCGGGAGTAGGTGTGCTCGGGGTGCTCGGGGTGGGCGTTTCCTGCGATCCTTCTTTGCCCCCTTTTGTAACCGGGGCAGTGGGTTCGGGCTCAGGATCGACGGGCACGGTTGTCATCGTGTCGTCGCTCGCCTGCGCTACAACGCCACTTCCCAGGTCCATAAATGTCATTCCACTGACTAACAGCGGCGTTAACACGAAAGCCATGATGTACCCGGAGGGATGAGAAGAATCTCCGTTGATTCGAAACATGATCAGCTCCTGCCAAGTTTGGCAACCCCACCATAGAGCGCCTTCTTGCCGATCACGCTATGCAGTCACTCGCGGATCCGGCACCGTGGGAATTACGTAGATTTGGGGAGCTGTTCGCGAAACAAGTTTTATTCTACGTACGTTGACGAAATTTGTAGCGGGTGCTTTACTGGCATTTGGCTCTGAGGGCGCGTAGTTCTCGACGGAGATCCCGATCCAGCTAGGTGCCGCGCAGGAAACAGTTGAAGTGTCGAAGGAGACAAAAATGGCAACGCGTCGAACGGGTTCAGTGCTTGCGGGGGCAGCCACGCTCATGATGATGCTCTCGGGGTTCGGCTCGCCGAGCACCGCTAGCGCCACGGCAGGAAGCGAGACTGAGCTTACTTTTGTCGTGACAAACGATTTTCACGGCCGTATCGACGCAAACACGGTGCGCTGGGCCGGCACCATTGAGGAACTGCGGGCGGACGCGGAGCCATCGATGTTCCTGAGCGTTGGTGACAACTTTGGCAACTCCCTCTACGCGTCATCCGTGCAGGGCGAGAAGCCAACAGTCGATGTACTCAACGCGCTTGAGCTTGAAGCTTCGGCTGTCGGCAACGGTGATCTCTTTATCGGGTACGACAACTTTAAGAAACTTGCTTCAGAACGTATGCAGTCGCCCTATCTGGCAGCGAATATTGTTGATGCCACCACGGGTGCTCCCCTGTTTGAGCCCTATATTATTCGGGAGCTCGGAGGGGTTCGCGTCGGGATTATTGGCGTGGTGACACCTGACACCCAGGTGCAGTTCCCTGGGGGGAACCCCAAGTTTCTTCCTCTCGTCCCCGCGCTGAATGAGGCGGCCGCAGAGATCGAGGATCAAAACCTCGCTGATGTTACGATCGCGCTCATACACGAAGGTGGGGGTTTGAACGCGCCGCCCGCCACGCTCGAGGATGAGATGGCCACCGGCGGCATGCTCGCGACTATCATCACTCAGGCCGCTCCGAGTATCGATGCGCTCCTCACCGCGCACACGCACAACCAGTACGTCTACAACGCTCCAGTGCCGGGGGATCCCGAACGGACCCGCCCGGTGATTCAAGGGGCCGCGTTTGGTCAGGGGGTTGGGGAGGTGAAACTGCGATACAGCCGCGATCAGGGCAAGGTGGTGGCATCGTCAGCCCGCGCTGTTGCGCTGACTGTTACGCCTGAGCAGAGCCTCATCGCGAACTACCCGCGCGTTGCTTCGGTGAGCGGGATCGTCGACGCGGCGCTCGAGGTCGCGGAGCAGGAGGGAAACCGGCCAGCTGGACAAGTGACAGCCCCAATCACGACGGCGTTCAGCGGCGGCGCTTACGGCGAGGGCGGCTACGCGGGCGGATCATCCGGCAATCGAACGCTCGAATCGTCACTCGGCACACTCGTCGCCAATATGTTCCGTGATGTACAACAGGATCAGCCGCGACCGCCGCAGTTTGGGCTCACGATTCCGAACTTCATCCGCAACGACCTCATGCCGGATGACCAGGGGAATGTTTCGGTGATGCGAGTGATAGAGACCTTCACGATTCGCGATTCCATTGTGGCAGCTGACGTTACGGGGGCGCAGCTCAAGGCACTCTTTGAACAGCAGTGGCAGCACACGCTCGGGGGAGAAGCGAAGGGCTACATCCAACTGGCACTCTCAGACAACATCAGCTACACCTACGATGACACCCGTCCGGTGGGGGATCGCGTCACGTCGATCACGCTCGATGGGCACCCGGTCGATGCTGCGATGAGCTATCGGGTGGGTCTATCAGGGGCGATTCTGATTGGGATCGTGAACTTCCACGAGGGTGTGAACCTTGGCGGTGTGACGGAATCTGGGCTGCTCGATGTCGAAGGGTTTCAGCGGTATTTCGCTCAACAGAGTGCCGCGGGCCCGATTGCGCCGTCGTTCGCGAAGCACGGGGTGAAGATCGTTGACGTCGAAGGCTCCGCGCTGAGCGGTGATCCTGCCGCCGCTGGTGTTTCTGCTCAAGGGACGCAGCTTCCGACTGTGCAGCCGGGAGCCGTGATCGAGTTTGAAGTTTCGGCGCTCGATCTCACGAGCCTTGGGGCACCCCAGAACACCGAGCTGACCGTGCTGTTGAACGGAAAGACACAGCTCACCGCCCCCGTCATCGATGGCGCAGCGCGCGTCCGTTTTGCCGTGCCCGAGGCGCTACAGGGCAAGGCAGTGGAAATGGAGTTGCGTGCCGACCCGAGCGGGACGGTGGTGCAGCGTGGTTTTCTGGTCGCCGCCAGCGCGGATGGGGGAGGCGAGACAGGTAACCAGGGAGGGTCTGGTGGTGGTGCAGCTCCCAGTGACCGCAGCCCCATTGGTAGTGATGCGGTTCCGCTGGCTGAGACCGGCAGCGGCGGTCCTTTTGGGTGGGCAGCGCTCGCGGGTGTAGCTGTGCTGGCTGGAGCGATCCAGCTCGCGCGTCGCCCCACGGTTCGCGCCAAACGATAGCGAAGCGCTCCGGCACCTCAGCCGGTTCTCACTGCTCAGCCGGTAAAAAACGTCCGAAATGAACCGGCTGACGTGTGAGAACCGGCTGAGGTGTTTCGGGCGGCGGGATTCGAATTGTCTTAATTTCTAATCATCAGATGAATATAAGTGTATGCTTACCTTGATCGCGTGTTTCGATATAAGGAGTAAACGTGACTAGGTTCCTCAGCCCGAAGTCTGCCGTTCGTGGTGTGACGTCAGTCGCTCTCGTACTGGGGGCAGCCCTGCTGCTTTCCGCGTGTAGCGGGGGTGGTCCCGCGAACGACGAAAAGAGTGCAGACGCAACCACGGTCACGATTACCGACAACCACGGCAAGGTCGAGGTGCCGGTGAACCCGAAGACGGTGGTCGCCCTCGACAACACCTCCTTTGACACGCTCAGTGCCTGGGATGTCGATCTGGCGGCGGTTCCGAAGGGCGTCATGGGTTCCGTGTGGCCCGAATACACTGATGACGAAAAGGTCATCGACGTGGGCAACCACCGCGAGCCCAACCTCGAGGCGATCGTCGCCGCGCAGCCTGACCTGATCATCGGGGGCTACCGTTTCGGCGACTACTACGACGAGATCAAGAAGCAGAACCCGCAGGCGGTCGTCATCGAGATTGCGCCGCGTGAGGGCGAAGACGTCTTCGCCGAGCTTGAGCGTCAGACAGAGATCCTCGGCCAGATATTTGACCGTGAAGACGACGCCAAGGCCCTGAACGACAAGCTCGAGGCCGCAATGGCAGACGCGAAGACCGCGTACAACGGCACTGACACCGTGATGGCCGTGAACACCTCCGCCGGCAAGATCGGGTACATCGCTCCGGAGACAGGCCGCGCGCTCGGCCCCGTATTCCCTGCCCTCGGCTGGGTGCCCGCGCTTGAGGTTGAGGGTGGCACCAGCAACCACAAGGGTGACGACATCTCGGTTGAAGCGATCGCCGATTCGAATCCTGACTGGATTGTGGCGCTCGACCGCGACGCCGCCTTTGCGGTCGAGGATCGTGAGGCCGGATCCGCGCCCGCAACCGAGCTCATCAGCAACGCCGAGGCGCTGAAGAACGTCACCGCGGTGAAAGACGGACACATCGTCATTCTCGATGCCAACTTCTACCTGACCGAGGGGATTCAGGCCTACACGGAGCTCTTCAAGCAACTGGGCACTGCCTTCTCGGCGAAGTGAGCACGCTCGCCTCAACTGTTGAAGAACCACCGCGGCTGAAACAGCGCTGGTGGCCGCTCGCGACCGCGATTCTCGTGGTCGCGAGCCTGCTTGTTGCCTCCATCGCCATCGGGGTCTACGACATCACGGCCGACGATTTTGGTGGCGAACTGGTGTGGATCACCCGCGTCCCGCGGACCCTCGCGCTGGTGCTCGCCGGAGCCGCACTCGCGACGAGCGGGCTCGTGATGCAGATGCTGACGCAGAACCGCTTTGTTGACGCGACCACCTCCGGTACGACGGAGTGGGCGGCGCTGGGGCTCCTGCTCAGCGCCCTCCTGCTGCCGGATCTGGGGCTCGTCGGCAAGATGGTTGTCGCGAGCTGCTTCGCGTTTGTCGGCGCGATGCTGTTCATGCTGATCCTGAACAGGGTAGTGATACGCACCACTCTGGTGGTGCCGCTCATCGGGATCATGCTCGGCGCGGTCGTGAGCGCGGCCACGACGTTTATCGCGGCGCAGTTCAACCTGCTGCAGATGCTGGGCACGTGGTTCATGGGCAGCTTCACCGCGGTGACCCGCGGGCGATACGAGGTGTTGTGGGTCGTGGCGATCGTCACGCTCCTGGTGTTTCTGCTGGCGGATCGCATCACCGTCGCGGGCCTCGGCAAGGACGTGGCGACGAGCGTCGGCCTGAACTATCGCGCGATCCTTTACAGCGGCACGGCGCTCGTCGCCATTGCCGCAGGGGTGACCGTGGTTGTGGTGGGGTTCTTGCCGCTGCTGGGCCTCGTCGTGCCCAACATCGTGTCGATGATTCGTGGCGATCACGTGCGTGCGAACCTGCCGTGGGTTGCGCTCGGCGGGATCGCGCTGGTGACAGTGTGTGACATTATTGGCCGCGTGATCATTCGTCCCTTCGAAGTGCCCGTGTCGATGGTGCTCGGGCTCGTGGGAGCCGTGGTGTTTATCACGCTGTTGCTGCGGCGGCAGCGAGGCTAGCAGCACCATGGCAAGCATAATTACGGTTCCGAGCAGCGGTCTGCCCGCACTCGAGACGTACGCGAAAAGTTCCTGGTGGCACCGAGCATGGCCGATTCTTGCCGTCACGGCACTCGCGCTGGTGTTCGCGGCCGGGATCCTGAGCTACGGAAACCCGGTGCCGATCGACAGCCCCGGGTACTGGATCATCGTGCAGTCGCGGCTGACGGCGCTCGGCACGATCGCCTTTGTCGCGGTGAGCCAGGCGCTCGCGACGGTGCTGTTTCACACGGCAACGAACAACCGCATCCTGACCCCCTCCATTCTTGGCTTTGACGCGCTGTATGTGCTGACGCAGACGGCACTGGTGTTCGTGTTTGGTGCGTCGGCCTCAAGCTTGGAAGGGATCCCGAAAATCCTGGCGCAGAGCGCGTTGATGGTGCTGTTTGCGACGCTGCTCTACGGCTGGCTGTTTTCGGGCAAGCGCCAAAATCTGCACCTGCTGCTGCTGGTTGGCGTGGTGCTCGGGATCGGCTTCGGATCCGTGTCCACGCTGATGCAGCGGCTGCTTACCCCAAGCGAGTTCGATGTGCTGAGCGCTCGGTTGTTCGGCAGTATCAGCAAGGGGAATCCCGAGTATCTGCCCTTTGCGGCCGCGATTGTTGGCGCGATCCTCGTGTTTGTGTGGCTGCGCCGCCGTACCTACGATGTTGTGTCTCTCGGCCGTGATGTTGCCATCGGGCTCGGCGTGAACTACCGGCGTGAGGTGCGCACGATCCTGATCCTCGTCGCCGTGCTGGTGTCGGTGGCGGTCACGATGGTCGGGCCGATGACCTTCTTCGGGTTCCTCGTGGCGACCCTGACGTATCAATTTGCGCGGGGTGATTCTCACGCGGAGAAGATCCCGCTCGCGATCGCGATTGGGATGGCGACGCTGCTCGGGGCAACGTTTGTTTTGAAGCACGTCTTCGCGGCCGCCGGACTTGTGACGGTGATTATTGAGTTTGCGGGTGGGATACTGTTTCTCGTCGTGCTGCTCAGGAAGGGAATGCGGTGAGTTCGGGATCTGCTGCGCTTTCTGACGGTGTTGCCGCCGAGCGCGAGACCGCGCGTGACGCGGGCATCGAGGTGGTCGGTGTTGATAAGCGCTACGGCGGTCGTCTGGTCTTGGGCCCGGTCGATCTGAGTATCGCGCGCGGCGGCGTGACGGCGCTGATCGGCCCCAACGGTGCCGGAAAGTCGACGCTACTGACCATCATCGGGCGCCTGCTCGATGCTGATAGTGGCCGCATTACGGTCGGCGGTTTTGACGTCCGGGCGACCAAATCGCAGCAGCTAGCGAAGGTCGTGTCGATCCTGAAGCAGGAGAACCACTTCACCGCGCGGTTGACCGTGCGCCAGCTCGTGACGTTTGGACGGTTTCCGCACTCCGCTGGCCGGGTGACCGAGGCTGACCGGCGCGCGATTCACGCCGCGATCGCGTTCCTTGATCTCGCCGGCCTGGAGGATCGTTTTATCGATGAACTCTCGGGTGGGCAGCGGCAGCGCGCGTTTGTGGCGATGGTGCTGGCACAAGATACCGACTTTGTGTTGCTCGATGAACCCCTGACCGGGTTAGACATGCGGCACGCGGTGGGCATGATGGGGCAGGTGCGGGCCGCCGCCGATGCGCTCGGTAAGACGATCATTCTGGTGGTGCACGACGTCAACTTTGCCGCCGCCTACGCGGATCGGATCGTGGCGCTCGCCGACGGCAAGGTGGTTGCGTCGGGTACTCCCGAGGAGATCATCACCGCCGAGGTGCTCGAGCGGGTGTTTGAGACCCCGGTCGAGGTGATCCAGCACGGCGGGCACCCGGTCGCGGTGTACTACCGCTCGTAGTGGAATCCTCGTCTCGTGAGTGCTTCAGAAAGCTCTTTGGATGGTTGTCTGGAAACTGAAGGGCGGAAGAACGCCACTCAGTTTCGGTTCTGCCGAGCGCGCCTCAATCCAATAACAACAAGAATCGCTATCCATAGCGCGATGAGCAAGCTGCCGGCGATGATCCCCACGAGCGGGCTGAGGCCCCAGAGAATGGTCCTCTCGCCGACGAAGTTGATAATTCCGTTCACGAGGATCCACCCACCGCTCGTGGCCAGCGCCACCGCACTGATGACAAACACCCAGTATCGAGTGGGGGTGTCGAGTGCGGCGCGTACTGCTTCGCGTAGTCACGGGGGTTGCCGAAAGTCTCGTAGGGGTTTTCTCCGGTGTCGATCAGGTGGTTTCGTGCTTGGCGAATGATATCTGTGATCTGATCATCGTTTGTATCGCGCACTTCCAGTGCAGCTTGGAGCTCGTCGAGATATGCGTCGACCTTGGTGCCAGTCATTTCGTTCCTTCCTGTGGGTTGATGAGTGTCCCGGTGCGAAAGGAAAATTCTGCCCACCTTTTACGCAATCTTTCGAGTTCCGCGGCCCCTCCCCGGTAATCGTAAAGAACTTGCGCCCCGGTCCACCCTCTCCTTCTCGCCAAGAGGACGCCAAAAGCCCCGCGGACTCGTACCTTGAAAGCAGCGGGTATAGCGTCCCGCCTTTGGCGCGACCCAGGCCGCCCTGTTCCAGTCGTTGCGCGATCAGATATCCGTAGGCCTCGCCCTCAGACAGGATCGACAGGATCGCGGGTCCGAGCACTCCGCGAAGCCATTCTGACGGCCACGCCTCCTCTTCCATAAATAGATCGTACTGCAATCTAGTTAGACAGACAGCCTAGGGGCCTCGCTGGATCAGACAAGCTGACGGGGGCGCATTTTCGTTATACAATAATGTCATGGAAACGAACGAGACGATTAACGGTGTTCCGGTCACTGAAGAGCAGATCGCCGCATGGGTCGCTGAGGCTGAAGCCGGCTACGACGCCGAGGTGCTGAAACAACGCGGACGTGGGCGCCCAGGGAGAGGTGCTGAGCCGTCTCAGGTGGTTGCGCTTCGTTTGACTGTCGATGAGATCACAGTTCTTGACGAACGCGCCCAGAATGCGGGCAAAACCCGGTCGGACGTGATTCGCGAAGCGCTACACCTTTCAGGCACGTGAGGGTCAACGACTCGGCTCTGAAACACGGGATTCTGGCCGAGGACGTGGTTCAGGCGGCGACGTGGGCGGTGTGGATTGAGGACATTGATGAAGCCTCGCCAGCCCGGCAGTTGAGGCTTGGGTTTGACAATAGCGGACGTCTGCTCGAGACCGTCGTGCTGGTGTTCGATAGCGGAAACGAACTGGTGATTCACGCGATGAAGGCGCGCCCGCACATGCAGAAATTACTCCCGGGGCAGTGACTCGTATTGCTGCCGTTTGGCTCTCTGTCGCTCACCCGCGAACGTCAAACAGCAGTTCCACCGCGGCGTGGGCCTCGGTGGCCTCGCCGGCGCGTCCCGCCTCCCGAATCCGCACGGCGGGGCGGTGCAGCAGGCGGCCCGCGAAGTGGCGCAGTGCCGCCTCGGTGCGCGCGCGAACCTCTGCCGCGTCGTCGGGCGCAATGCGCTGCAGCTCCTCGTTGAGGAGCTCGTGAACGTGCTCGCGCAGTGCGACCAGCGCCGGCATGGCGTCGTTCTCGGCTCGCGCGGCCGAAAACTCTGACACGGCGTCACGCACGATACCGCGAGCCTCTACCTCGGCGCTGAGTTCGGCGAGCGGAGCGTGTTTGGCGATGAGGTCGAGGTCAAGCAGCTCAATGCCGGGCACCAGCTCGGCCGCGTGTTCGACGTTACGGGGGACTCCCAGATCAATCACCAGGCGCGGTCTGGCCGCCGCGCGGGCAAGGGTTGTGGATCCGGTTGCCCTGCCGAACTCACCCCGGTTCGCGCGCCCCGCGACTGTCTGGCAGAAGGGCTGTCGCGCTGACCGCTGTGTGCGGTCCAAGATGTCGGCGCTGAAGATCGGTTCGTGCGCGAGGCTGGTGGTGACGATGAGATCGGCCTGCGCGAGGGCCTCCTCTAGCTCGGTCTCGGCGATCGCCGCGATCCCGTGCGATGCCGCGAACCCCTCCGCGCGGCCGGAAGGGGAATACACCGCGACCCGCTCGGCACCGCGTGCACGCAGCGCAGCGAGACTCGCCCCCGCGTACATCCCGGTGCCCACGAGCACCACGCGCGCGGTTGCCCAGTCCCCGATGCGGCTCTGCGCCATCGTCAACGCGAGCCGCACCAGGGAGCGGCCCGCGGTCTGCACGCCGGTGCGGTGTTTGATCTGGCGGGAGGTTCGCGCTGCGGTCTGAAACAGGCGTTCGATTTCGCTGGAGGTGCTTCCGCGCTCGCGGGCCTGCTCAAGCGAACGCCGCACCTGACCGGCGATTTCGCCCTCGCCGACCACGACGGATTCGAGCCCGCCGGCGACGGAAAACAGGTGCTCGACGGCGTCGAGGTCTGAGCGCACGACGAGCCGCTCACGCAGCTGCGGTTCTGCGATGCCCGTGATTCCCGAGACGCGGCTGATGCTCTGTTCGACCGCGGCGTGTGACGCGACGTCGAGATAGGCCTCGAAGCGGTTGCAGGTCGCAAGCACCACCGAGCCTTCGGTGAGCGTGGGATCCGCGAGCGCTTCGACCACTGGTGCGGTGTGTCGCTCGAGAGCGCCAAGAAAATCGAGATCGACGTTGCGGTGCTCAAAGGAGAGGCAAACTAACACGTCGTGGCGCCAACTTTCGTCGATTCGGGGGCGCAGCTGGCCGGATCCGGGACCCTGCTGTGGCGTGCGCTGCCGGGC
Proteins encoded:
- a CDS encoding bifunctional metallophosphatase/5'-nucleotidase encodes the protein MATRRTGSVLAGAATLMMMLSGFGSPSTASATAGSETELTFVVTNDFHGRIDANTVRWAGTIEELRADAEPSMFLSVGDNFGNSLYASSVQGEKPTVDVLNALELEASAVGNGDLFIGYDNFKKLASERMQSPYLAANIVDATTGAPLFEPYIIRELGGVRVGIIGVVTPDTQVQFPGGNPKFLPLVPALNEAAAEIEDQNLADVTIALIHEGGGLNAPPATLEDEMATGGMLATIITQAAPSIDALLTAHTHNQYVYNAPVPGDPERTRPVIQGAAFGQGVGEVKLRYSRDQGKVVASSARAVALTVTPEQSLIANYPRVASVSGIVDAALEVAEQEGNRPAGQVTAPITTAFSGGAYGEGGYAGGSSGNRTLESSLGTLVANMFRDVQQDQPRPPQFGLTIPNFIRNDLMPDDQGNVSVMRVIETFTIRDSIVAADVTGAQLKALFEQQWQHTLGGEAKGYIQLALSDNISYTYDDTRPVGDRVTSITLDGHPVDAAMSYRVGLSGAILIGIVNFHEGVNLGGVTESGLLDVEGFQRYFAQQSAAGPIAPSFAKHGVKIVDVEGSALSGDPAAAGVSAQGTQLPTVQPGAVIEFEVSALDLTSLGAPQNTELTVLLNGKTQLTAPVIDGAARVRFAVPEALQGKAVEMELRADPSGTVVQRGFLVAASADGGGETGNQGGSGGGAAPSDRSPIGSDAVPLAETGSGGPFGWAALAGVAVLAGAIQLARRPTVRAKR
- a CDS encoding siderophore ABC transporter substrate-binding protein, which produces MTRFLSPKSAVRGVTSVALVLGAALLLSACSGGGPANDEKSADATTVTITDNHGKVEVPVNPKTVVALDNTSFDTLSAWDVDLAAVPKGVMGSVWPEYTDDEKVIDVGNHREPNLEAIVAAQPDLIIGGYRFGDYYDEIKKQNPQAVVIEIAPREGEDVFAELERQTEILGQIFDREDDAKALNDKLEAAMADAKTAYNGTDTVMAVNTSAGKIGYIAPETGRALGPVFPALGWVPALEVEGGTSNHKGDDISVEAIADSNPDWIVALDRDAAFAVEDREAGSAPATELISNAEALKNVTAVKDGHIVILDANFYLTEGIQAYTELFKQLGTAFSAK
- a CDS encoding iron chelate uptake ABC transporter family permease subunit; this translates as MSTLASTVEEPPRLKQRWWPLATAILVVASLLVASIAIGVYDITADDFGGELVWITRVPRTLALVLAGAALATSGLVMQMLTQNRFVDATTSGTTEWAALGLLLSALLLPDLGLVGKMVVASCFAFVGAMLFMLILNRVVIRTTLVVPLIGIMLGAVVSAATTFIAAQFNLLQMLGTWFMGSFTAVTRGRYEVLWVVAIVTLLVFLLADRITVAGLGKDVATSVGLNYRAILYSGTALVAIAAGVTVVVVGFLPLLGLVVPNIVSMIRGDHVRANLPWVALGGIALVTVCDIIGRVIIRPFEVPVSMVLGLVGAVVFITLLLRRQRG
- a CDS encoding VWA domain-containing protein, coding for MLTDGNPTSYAEAEGPGNRTRFREVENGIFSANAVKAEGTKVIAFGVGDGVNGSPDNLRAISGPIAGSDYYQSSDYAAAGEALRELALGNCAGSVSVVKQVVSATTSGEDITGASPAAGWNFTATTSSPGSRQHHRAVSPMTPAR
- a CDS encoding prealbumin-like fold domain-containing protein, whose amino-acid sequence is MELHRYDKLPGVTPASQSSVTNDTGAVNFPLNYAGGTTVGTITLAETQQPGYTLVTQGGARGVCVNISTGASVPVVNDPLHATAFSVEAPASAAISCTVYNRPPAPLASLAVDKTWVVNGVTYSNGNQPIGIDGQLTLGGTDQAWGDPRGGLTVGSTLEINEEVTFTGRELCSLTSQRITLHNGAPVDLPLPYSATITADNTYTITNVVTCTAQLTLKKVVQGGNADPASWTLDAVAPAGALPGPNGASGSSGATAEVTPNTRYPLAESSGSQLYTQTITQGGNPQLPSTGSWQCLQVDDQGNVIPGFADGINGAVIVPLGFRVQCTAVNQTASLTLIKQVTNDDGGTREPADWELTASPTGTFPSGLEAETVTGSETGETVSVRPGTTYALSESGPSGYALESLKCDTGPNGTFEATTSVTVQALGNVRCVFVNTDQAATLSLVKVVDNGTTGATTAASAWTLSATGTDTVSGAAGSPEVTAQSVAAGVYDLAETGPGGYDASDWSCTGATSSDASSVTLSPGENVICTITNTAIAPTLTLEKEVQNSHGGSRAENEFPLSATGPTTVNGLSGTPATTQVPVQIGTYTLGETNIDPIGYELSGLVCSNDGELLGTSLADPTATLALGDEVVCTFTNADRPATLTLIKEVEQGDTGSTRLPAEWTLTATPNGIAGQESVSGNGTGVRAGGGVETVSVFGGDYTLSEEGPGGFDAGDWICEGGVVFDTVLGGQAVTVPTGGNVICTITNTALSPNSRSSRSSKTAPRAAAGNPVIGR
- a CDS encoding VWA domain-containing protein; this translates as MFRINGDSSHPSGYIMAFVLTPLLVSGMTFMDLGSGVVAQASDDTMTTVPVDPEPEPTAPVTKGGKEGSQETPTPSTPSTPTPEPSAPPTPSPTPTEAPTPTEAPAKEKTKKVDTTAEPQMAAAEITPFLVPAPSATSSVITVSVAGDRTSITSVSGLAGVTLQLYSGGGGGPNPAPRPEPWASCVSDSAGDCSFTIPDTQDASGGNPAGVNRNARFWIKQAGAPTGYFANSTLAAGTTPSSLAYQFRTGNQLLANTTYRSTVNFMIASGSENNASGGIWQNSRNNPSFPQQCGIRVALVVDLSGSVSPYITQMRAAAKGFVDALTGTPSQVALFTFAANAPAPTGRT
- a CDS encoding iron chelate uptake ABC transporter family permease subunit — translated: MASIITVPSSGLPALETYAKSSWWHRAWPILAVTALALVFAAGILSYGNPVPIDSPGYWIIVQSRLTALGTIAFVAVSQALATVLFHTATNNRILTPSILGFDALYVLTQTALVFVFGASASSLEGIPKILAQSALMVLFATLLYGWLFSGKRQNLHLLLLVGVVLGIGFGSVSTLMQRLLTPSEFDVLSARLFGSISKGNPEYLPFAAAIVGAILVFVWLRRRTYDVVSLGRDVAIGLGVNYRREVRTILILVAVLVSVAVTMVGPMTFFGFLVATLTYQFARGDSHAEKIPLAIAIGMATLLGATFVLKHVFAAAGLVTVIIEFAGGILFLVVLLRKGMR